A region from the Caldicellulosiruptor naganoensis genome encodes:
- a CDS encoding aspartate kinase, giving the protein MGIVVQKYGGTSVADKERIFRAARRAVSEYEKGNKVVVVVSAQGDTTDQLIEKAKEINENPSKREMDMLLSTGEQISIALMAMAIEKLGYPVISLTGWQAGIKTDSNHTNARIKEIDTERLQRELDKRNIVVVAGFQGINKYDDITTLGRGGSDTTAVALAAALKADKCEIYTDVDGVYTADPRIVPNASKLKEISYDEMLELATLGAKVLHNRSVELAKKYNIPIVVRSSFNDNEGTVVKEVSSVEKLLVSGVACDKDIARVAVIGVENVPGKAFQIFSLLAKENINVDIILQSIGREKTKDISFTVSKSNLKQTLDVLTKNLHVIGAKDITYADNVAKVSIVGAGMVNNPGVAAMMFEALYDAGINIEMISTSEIKISVLIDEKDAEKAVRAIHDKFKLHLLNSNGK; this is encoded by the coding sequence TTGGGAATAGTTGTTCAAAAGTATGGGGGAACGTCTGTTGCAGATAAAGAGAGAATATTCAGAGCAGCAAGGCGGGCAGTTAGCGAGTATGAAAAAGGAAACAAGGTAGTGGTTGTTGTCTCTGCTCAAGGCGACACCACCGATCAGCTAATCGAAAAGGCAAAAGAGATAAATGAAAACCCATCTAAAAGAGAGATGGATATGCTACTTTCAACAGGTGAGCAGATATCAATTGCTCTTATGGCAATGGCAATTGAAAAGCTCGGGTATCCTGTAATATCACTTACTGGCTGGCAGGCAGGAATAAAGACAGATAGTAACCACACCAATGCCAGAATTAAAGAAATTGACACAGAAAGGCTTCAAAGAGAGCTTGACAAAAGAAACATAGTGGTTGTTGCCGGCTTTCAGGGAATAAACAAGTACGATGACATCACAACTTTGGGTCGTGGCGGGTCTGACACAACAGCCGTGGCTTTAGCTGCAGCCTTGAAAGCTGACAAGTGCGAAATATATACAGATGTTGATGGTGTGTATACTGCAGACCCAAGAATTGTTCCAAATGCTTCAAAGCTAAAAGAGATTTCATATGATGAAATGTTAGAGCTTGCAACGCTGGGTGCAAAGGTTCTTCATAACAGGTCTGTTGAGCTTGCAAAAAAATATAACATTCCTATAGTTGTCAGGTCATCTTTTAATGACAATGAAGGAACAGTTGTAAAGGAGGTAAGTTCTGTGGAAAAACTGCTTGTGTCAGGTGTTGCTTGTGACAAAGATATAGCAAGGGTTGCTGTGATTGGAGTTGAAAATGTGCCAGGAAAGGCATTCCAGATATTCTCTTTACTTGCGAAAGAGAATATAAATGTTGATATAATCTTGCAATCAATTGGAAGAGAAAAGACAAAAGATATATCATTTACTGTGTCAAAAAGCAATCTCAAGCAGACATTAGATGTATTGACAAAGAACCTGCATGTAATTGGAGCAAAGGATATAACATACGCAGACAATGTTGCAAAGGTGTCAATTGTAGGTGCTGGAATGGTCAACAACCCAGGCGTTGCTGCAATGATGTTTGAAGCACTCTATGATGCAGGAATTAACATTGAAATGATTTCAACATCAGAAATAAAGATTTCTGTTTTAATTGACGAAAAGGATGCTGAAAAGGCAGTAAGAGCTATACATGATAAGTTTAAACTACATCTTTTGAATAGCAACGGAAAATAA
- the thrB gene encoding homoserine kinase, protein MISVKVPASSANLGAGFDCMGVALKLYNIIEVEEIEKGLIITSNPDDPSIAKDENNLVFKAMKVVFDEVGWYPKGLRINLINEIPLTRGLGSSAACISGGIYAANLLCGGKLSEEEMIFLAAKMEGHPDNSTPAMIGGLVFAVLEENKVNYIKFVVPNRLKFAVFIPDFQLSTEYARNILPKYIEFKDAVFNVGRAALFASAITTGNYELLPAATQDRLHQPYRKKLIPDFDKIVNLFLEFGAKGAFLSGAGPSIIALIDENYDIFEQNVRNALKSLELKANWDLMILEADNSGATVFSVQSSSSFKR, encoded by the coding sequence ATGATTTCTGTAAAGGTCCCGGCATCATCGGCAAACCTTGGTGCCGGATTTGACTGTATGGGGGTTGCACTAAAACTTTATAATATTATTGAAGTGGAAGAAATCGAAAAAGGATTGATCATAACCTCAAACCCAGACGACCCATCAATCGCCAAAGATGAAAATAACCTTGTTTTCAAAGCCATGAAGGTTGTATTTGACGAGGTTGGCTGGTACCCAAAGGGGTTGAGGATAAATCTTATAAATGAAATTCCACTAACACGTGGGTTGGGTTCGTCTGCTGCCTGTATCTCAGGTGGAATTTATGCTGCAAACCTTCTGTGTGGTGGAAAGCTTTCTGAAGAAGAGATGATTTTTTTGGCAGCTAAGATGGAAGGGCATCCTGACAATTCAACACCTGCAATGATTGGCGGACTTGTCTTTGCAGTACTGGAAGAAAATAAGGTAAACTACATTAAGTTTGTTGTGCCAAACAGACTCAAGTTTGCAGTGTTCATCCCTGACTTTCAGCTTTCTACTGAGTATGCAAGAAATATTCTGCCAAAGTATATTGAGTTTAAAGATGCTGTGTTCAATGTTGGAAGAGCTGCACTTTTTGCAAGCGCAATTACAACAGGAAACTACGAACTTCTGCCTGCTGCAACACAAGATAGACTTCATCAGCCGTACAGAAAAAAACTTATTCCTGACTTTGATAAAATTGTAAATTTATTTTTAGAGTTTGGTGCAAAAGGAGCATTCTTATCCGGTGCTGGTCCTTCTATAATAGCACTGATTGATGAAAACTACGATATTTTTGAGCAGAATGTTAGGAATGCACTCAAGTCCTTAGAGTTGAAAGCTAACTGGGATTTGATGATTTTAGAAGCTGATAACAGTGGTGCTACAGTCTTTTCTGTGCAAAGTAGCAGTAGTTTTAAGAGATAA
- a CDS encoding homoserine dehydrogenase, protein MVKIAIMGFGVVGSGVWEVLTKNAASIAKRAGDEIGVKYILDIRDFPDHPAKDLIIKDFDKILNDDEVSIVVETIGGLEPAYTYTKKLLEKGKHVVTSNKELVAKYGPELLRIAKEKNINYFFEASVGGGIPIIRPLQNCLAGNQITEIAGILNGTTNYILTQMNKYSLSFEEALKQAQEKGYAERNPSNDVDGHDACRKIAILSSIAYSHYVNYENIYTEGISKVTKEDMEYAEELGCTIKLIAMSKKLDSTTVFARVSPLMILQKSPFANVDDVFNAILVKGDAIGDVMFYGQGAGKLPTASAVVGDIIDIVKHIDKSYVYTWGISGDIKVLDIDQTSCRFFVRVKYKDLSKAKDAVSIIFNDCMIVNTHKPIGESEFAFVTHEMKEGEFKEKISQLEKLPAIEKVLSIIRYDENI, encoded by the coding sequence TTGGTAAAGATTGCAATAATGGGATTTGGTGTTGTTGGTTCAGGTGTGTGGGAAGTTTTGACAAAAAACGCAGCATCAATTGCTAAAAGAGCTGGCGATGAGATAGGAGTTAAATACATCTTAGATATTCGTGACTTTCCAGACCATCCTGCAAAAGATTTGATTATTAAAGACTTTGACAAAATTTTAAATGACGATGAGGTTTCTATTGTCGTTGAAACAATTGGTGGGCTTGAGCCTGCGTATACTTATACAAAAAAGCTTTTAGAAAAAGGAAAGCATGTTGTAACATCCAATAAAGAACTTGTTGCAAAGTATGGACCAGAGCTTTTGAGAATTGCAAAGGAGAAGAATATAAATTATTTCTTTGAAGCAAGTGTTGGCGGTGGAATACCTATTATAAGACCTCTTCAGAACTGTTTGGCAGGAAATCAAATAACAGAGATTGCAGGAATTTTAAATGGCACCACAAACTATATCCTGACACAGATGAACAAATACTCACTGTCATTTGAGGAGGCGCTAAAACAGGCCCAGGAAAAAGGGTATGCAGAGAGAAACCCAAGCAACGATGTTGACGGGCATGACGCATGCAGAAAGATTGCAATCTTATCTTCAATTGCATACTCTCACTATGTAAACTATGAGAATATTTATACAGAGGGTATCTCAAAAGTTACAAAAGAAGACATGGAATATGCAGAGGAGCTCGGGTGCACAATAAAACTCATTGCTATGAGCAAAAAGTTAGATAGCACAACTGTTTTTGCGAGGGTAAGTCCACTTATGATACTCCAAAAAAGTCCTTTTGCAAATGTCGATGATGTATTTAATGCAATATTAGTAAAAGGTGATGCAATAGGCGATGTGATGTTCTATGGCCAAGGCGCTGGTAAACTTCCAACTGCAAGTGCGGTGGTGGGAGATATAATTGACATTGTCAAGCACATCGACAAGTCATATGTCTACACTTGGGGAATCTCTGGTGATATAAAGGTTTTGGATATAGATCAAACTTCATGCAGATTCTTTGTAAGAGTAAAGTACAAAGACCTATCAAAGGCAAAAGACGCAGTTTCAATTATTTTCAATGACTGTATGATTGTAAATACTCACAAACCAATTGGTGAAAGTGAGTTTGCGTTTGTCACACATGAGATGAAAGAAGGAGAATTCAAAGAGAAGATATCACAACTTGAAAAACTACCTGCTATTGAAAAGGTTTTATCTATCATCAGATATGATGAAAATATATAA
- a CDS encoding ACT domain-containing protein, translating to MLKKDATYYIVEESVLPEVFLKVIKAKELLEKGEVKAVNEAVKIVGISRSAFYKYKDCIFPFFESSRGKIITLALVLQDIPGILSKILNIISDTNANILTINQNIPLGGVATVTISIRTSEMTKSVKELIQEIEKVDGVKKIEILGREEY from the coding sequence ATGCTAAAGAAAGATGCCACGTACTATATAGTTGAGGAGAGTGTTTTGCCAGAGGTTTTTTTAAAAGTCATCAAGGCAAAAGAGCTTTTAGAAAAGGGTGAGGTTAAGGCCGTAAACGAAGCTGTGAAAATTGTTGGAATTTCAAGAAGTGCATTTTATAAATACAAGGATTGTATATTCCCTTTTTTTGAAAGTTCAAGAGGAAAAATAATAACGCTTGCACTTGTTCTTCAAGACATACCCGGTATTCTTTCCAAAATATTGAACATTATCTCTGACACAAACGCAAATATACTTACAATCAACCAAAACATTCCCTTGGGTGGAGTTGCAACTGTTACAATATCCATTAGAACATCTGAGATGACAAAGTCTGTAAAAGAGCTGATTCAAGAAATTGAAAAGGTTGACGGAGTTAAGAAGATTGAAATATTAGGAAGAGAAGAATATTAA
- a CDS encoding CLC_0170 family protein has translation MVKLSDIITKYSILMFLLSGILIFMFDIRELKSKNLKREIKLARITASVLIVIGIFFYIVKLFI, from the coding sequence ATGGTTAAGCTTTCAGATATCATTACAAAGTATAGTATTCTAATGTTTCTCTTAAGTGGTATTTTAATATTTATGTTTGATATAAGGGAGCTTAAATCGAAGAATTTAAAGAGAGAGATCAAATTAGCAAGAATCACGGCAAGTGTTTTGATTGTAATTGGTATTTTCTTTTATATAGTAAAACTTTTTATCTAA
- a CDS encoding spore germination protein gives MRFFEIIKRKRQREKGYQCLHESKFVKAKDEISKKIDDNLNYLKELLVDNDDIVYREFYCTNVKCATVFVDGFVSREIIDRDVIKHLMIETTLMDEDINQINAYEKISNHILATADIKEVTSFKNAILDLLCGERLLFVDGSDKIIRISTRNFPNKGIQQPITENAVRGPRDSFNEVVRFSTAVIRRRERDTRLRIKNMELGRRSQTDIYLVYIDDIVDKDVLNEVKQRLSKIDIDAIIDGEMIEQLIEDDVFCFFPTIQHTERVDTAVAAIYEGRVVILCDNTNTALIVPATIMTSIQHAEDYYERWHIATVIRILRVIAATVAMTLQGFYISILSFTPSMIPPDLGLFIAATREGVPIPVFIEALFLEFMLELLREAGLRLPGPIGQTIGIVGGLIIGQAAVQAGIISPIMVILVATTAIASFAVPAYNLSISLRLLKFVYILVCAALGLYGFILLSLIILGNLVKLKSFGVPMLSPFVSFEIMDYKDAIVRLPTRYLWARPIFASTQQKIRMMYERGQPSSVAGENR, from the coding sequence ATGAGATTTTTTGAAATTATAAAAAGAAAAAGACAGAGAGAAAAAGGATATCAGTGCTTGCATGAAAGCAAATTTGTTAAAGCAAAAGATGAGATTTCAAAGAAGATTGATGACAATCTCAACTACCTAAAAGAACTTCTTGTTGACAACGACGATATTGTATACAGGGAATTTTATTGTACAAATGTCAAGTGTGCAACAGTGTTTGTGGACGGTTTTGTTTCAAGAGAGATTATAGACAGAGATGTTATAAAGCATCTTATGATTGAGACAACCCTGATGGATGAAGATATAAATCAGATCAATGCATATGAGAAGATTTCAAACCATATCCTTGCAACTGCTGACATAAAAGAAGTAACGAGTTTTAAAAATGCCATTTTGGATCTTCTTTGTGGAGAGAGGCTTCTTTTTGTGGATGGAAGCGACAAGATTATTCGAATCTCAACCCGAAACTTTCCAAACAAAGGCATCCAACAGCCAATTACTGAAAATGCTGTAAGAGGTCCAAGAGACAGCTTCAATGAAGTTGTAAGGTTTTCAACAGCTGTTATTAGGCGAAGAGAGAGAGATACACGCCTTAGAATAAAAAATATGGAACTTGGAAGACGGTCGCAAACTGATATATATCTTGTGTATATTGACGACATTGTTGATAAAGACGTTTTGAATGAAGTTAAACAAAGGCTTTCTAAAATAGATATTGATGCGATAATTGATGGTGAAATGATAGAACAGCTGATCGAAGATGATGTCTTTTGCTTTTTCCCAACCATCCAGCACACAGAGAGGGTTGACACGGCAGTTGCAGCCATTTATGAAGGAAGAGTTGTGATTTTGTGCGACAATACAAACACTGCTCTCATTGTTCCCGCAACTATTATGACTTCTATTCAGCATGCAGAGGATTATTACGAAAGATGGCATATAGCAACGGTTATACGGATACTGAGGGTTATTGCCGCAACTGTTGCTATGACACTCCAAGGATTTTATATTTCAATTTTATCATTTACACCAAGCATGATTCCACCTGACTTAGGGCTCTTTATTGCTGCAACAAGAGAAGGAGTGCCAATTCCTGTTTTTATTGAAGCACTTTTTTTGGAGTTCATGTTAGAGCTTTTAAGAGAGGCAGGTTTGAGACTTCCCGGACCGATTGGCCAAACAATTGGGATTGTAGGAGGCTTGATTATAGGACAGGCAGCAGTTCAAGCAGGAATTATTTCGCCTATTATGGTCATACTTGTTGCAACAACTGCAATTGCATCGTTTGCAGTGCCGGCTTATAATCTTTCAATATCCTTAAGACTGTTGAAGTTTGTGTATATACTTGTTTGTGCAGCACTGGGTCTTTATGGATTTATACTTTTGAGTCTTATTATATTAGGCAATTTGGTTAAACTCAAAAGCTTTGGTGTACCAATGCTTTCACCATTTGTCTCGTTTGAAATTATGGACTACAAGGATGCAATTGTAAGGCTTCCCACAAGATATCTCTGGGCAAGACCTATTTTTGCAAGCACACAGCAAAAGATAAGGATGATGTATGAGCGAGGTCAACCATCGAGTGTGGCAGGTGAAAATAGATGA
- a CDS encoding GerAB/ArcD/ProY family transporter, translating into MIINDNDKISSFQCFVLFVSVMIGIGIMFMPSGVAKYADQNGWIVVLLGGTISFLVFLLLFRISMSNPDVTFIELLNSAFGKVLGVVFSFIYVVYFIVFSAFETRLIAETAKEFMFNLTPTEVLIITFLLTCAYLARYSVEVIARMCEILMPGIVVIIVILSFFVYQRLDFSNLLSILNIPFKKLIQGIGSTIFSFLGFEVFLFFLPYIRRKDKLVRSALFGFLITVFIYEVIVIFCTADFGSKEMQTLVWPTLNLFRDVTVLEIVIERPESIVVALWMITTYTTEIIFLMVASLILARIFNTKEHNFFVFARLPFIYILSLIPHNILQTQKYMDYFSYFFATFVVLILPLITYVVLVLKKKVKKT; encoded by the coding sequence ATGATAATAAACGACAATGACAAGATATCCAGTTTTCAGTGTTTTGTCCTTTTTGTATCTGTCATGATTGGAATAGGTATTATGTTTATGCCATCAGGAGTTGCAAAATATGCTGATCAGAACGGCTGGATTGTAGTGCTGCTTGGCGGTACAATTTCTTTTTTGGTCTTTTTGCTTCTATTTAGAATTTCAATGTCAAATCCTGATGTCACCTTTATAGAGCTTTTAAATTCTGCTTTTGGTAAAGTACTTGGCGTTGTTTTTTCTTTTATTTATGTTGTCTATTTTATAGTTTTTTCCGCATTTGAAACAAGGCTAATTGCTGAGACAGCAAAAGAGTTTATGTTTAATCTCACACCTACCGAAGTTTTAATAATTACATTTCTTTTGACGTGTGCATATCTTGCAAGATATAGTGTTGAGGTCATAGCAAGAATGTGCGAAATTCTCATGCCAGGAATTGTTGTGATTATAGTTATCTTATCATTTTTTGTATATCAAAGACTTGATTTTTCAAATCTTTTGTCAATTTTGAATATTCCTTTCAAAAAGTTAATTCAAGGTATAGGGAGCACAATATTTAGTTTTTTAGGGTTTGAGGTTTTTCTTTTCTTCCTGCCGTATATAAGAAGAAAGGATAAATTAGTCAGAAGTGCTTTATTTGGTTTTTTAATAACGGTTTTTATTTATGAGGTAATAGTAATATTTTGCACTGCCGATTTTGGTTCAAAAGAGATGCAAACTCTGGTTTGGCCTACTTTAAATCTTTTTAGAGATGTGACAGTTTTAGAGATTGTAATAGAAAGACCCGAAAGCATAGTGGTTGCTCTGTGGATGATAACAACGTATACAACAGAGATTATATTTTTAATGGTGGCAAGCTTAATTTTAGCAAGGATATTCAATACAAAAGAACATAACTTTTTTGTATTTGCCCGGCTTCCGTTTATATACATCCTTTCTTTAATTCCCCATAACATTTTACAAACTCAAAAATATATGGATTATTTCAGCTACTTTTTTGCAACCTTTGTTGTGTTGATATTGCCACTTATAACCTATGTTGTGCTTGTCTTAAAAAAGAAGGTGAAGAAGACATGA
- a CDS encoding Ger(x)C family spore germination protein — MKSLEISGLVLMLFIITFTFTGCWDRIKIEDRRYILALGVDKYDLSDLNKYENKKYIDLEKKTEKFPPDQKKPEIKTNRKGIDPKTKRKVKPPLPTKENLYKYSVTVLFPNLRMMNKDSKADEQMRFLFVRPTNSVLGIRNYLERDINKRLYYGYLKVVVLGRGLVDNPELVKEVLDTLYRDKDIPQNTFLYVSETTARDTLNTMPLVQPVTGIHLFEISKNATVYGRIIDTPLSNVINSFINSKCAVISRVEPGVETLRVAGAAVFKNYRFVGWLNEK, encoded by the coding sequence ATGAAAAGCTTGGAAATATCAGGTTTAGTACTGATGCTTTTTATAATAACATTCACTTTCACAGGGTGCTGGGACAGGATTAAGATAGAAGACAGGAGATACATTTTAGCGCTTGGCGTTGATAAATATGATCTGAGTGATTTAAATAAATATGAGAACAAAAAGTACATTGACCTTGAAAAAAAGACCGAAAAGTTTCCACCAGACCAGAAAAAGCCAGAGATCAAAACAAACCGGAAAGGCATTGACCCAAAGACAAAAAGAAAGGTCAAACCTCCTTTACCAACAAAAGAAAATCTGTATAAATACTCTGTTACTGTGCTTTTTCCAAATCTCAGAATGATGAACAAAGACTCAAAAGCTGATGAGCAGATGAGGTTTTTGTTTGTAAGGCCAACAAATAGTGTGCTTGGTATAAGAAATTACCTTGAAAGAGATATAAACAAAAGACTTTATTATGGGTATCTTAAGGTTGTTGTCTTAGGAAGAGGCTTGGTAGATAATCCAGAACTTGTTAAAGAGGTTTTGGACACGCTGTATAGAGACAAAGACATTCCTCAAAATACCTTTTTATATGTTTCAGAGACAACTGCAAGAGACACTTTAAACACAATGCCTCTTGTCCAGCCTGTGACAGGAATTCACCTTTTTGAGATTTCAAAAAACGCAACGGTCTATGGAAGGATTATAGACACACCTTTAAGCAATGTTATAAACAGCTTTATAAACTCCAAATGTGCAGTTATCTCAAGAGTAGAACCAGGCGTTGAGACGCTGAGAGTAGCTGGTGCGGCAGTTTTTAAGAACTACAGGTTTGTTGGGTGGCTTAATGAAAAGTAG
- a CDS encoding stage II sporulation protein R: MFYFFYWYLSYKELGILRNDLADKVVRIHILANSNSKEDQDLKIYVKDKLIFYLSSRIDYSKGKTYVLKQISLQTPQIEKYLQQQINQRGYNYNVKVAIQRNLFPNRIYDGFLFPSGVYDAVKVFIGEGSGSNWWCVIFPPLCIVDEAKLELPEKAKKELKEITYKKRVYNCHELQQR; the protein is encoded by the coding sequence ATGTTTTATTTCTTCTATTGGTACTTGAGCTATAAAGAACTTGGTATCCTTCGAAATGATTTGGCAGACAAAGTTGTAAGGATTCATATTCTTGCAAATAGCAACTCAAAAGAAGACCAAGATTTAAAGATATATGTGAAAGACAAGCTAATTTTTTATCTTTCAAGCAGAATTGATTATTCAAAAGGCAAGACATATGTATTAAAACAAATTTCTCTTCAAACCCCCCAAATAGAAAAATATTTACAGCAGCAGATAAATCAAAGAGGATATAACTATAATGTAAAAGTAGCCATACAAAGAAATTTATTTCCAAACAGAATCTATGACGGCTTTCTGTTTCCTTCTGGTGTTTATGATGCTGTTAAGGTGTTCATTGGTGAGGGAAGTGGAAGTAACTGGTGGTGCGTAATATTCCCGCCGCTTTGTATTGTTGATGAGGCAAAGTTAGAACTTCCAGAAAAGGCAAAAAAGGAGCTTAAAGAAATCACTTACAAAAAAAGAGTATATAATTGCCACGAGCTACAGCAGCGTTGA
- a CDS encoding adenine phosphoribosyltransferase, whose translation MNLKEKFRHVLNFPKEGIDFIDITTVLQDKDAFKYAIDSLVDLVKDLDFDLIVGPESRGFIFGAPVAYVLNKGLVLVRKKGKLPYKTVSVEYELEYGKDILEMHIDAIQPGQKVVIIDDLLATGGTTLSNIKLVEKLGGKVVGIAYLVELTYLNGRQNLKGYDVRSVVQFESSLI comes from the coding sequence ATGAATCTGAAAGAAAAATTCAGACACGTTTTGAATTTTCCAAAAGAGGGTATAGATTTTATTGATATAACAACAGTTTTGCAGGACAAGGATGCATTCAAATACGCAATTGATTCTCTAGTAGATTTGGTAAAAGACCTTGACTTTGACCTAATTGTTGGACCTGAGTCAAGAGGCTTTATCTTTGGTGCACCAGTTGCGTATGTCTTGAACAAAGGTCTTGTACTGGTCAGAAAAAAGGGCAAACTTCCTTATAAAACCGTATCTGTTGAATATGAACTTGAGTACGGCAAGGATATTCTTGAGATGCACATTGACGCAATACAGCCCGGGCAAAAGGTAGTCATTATAGATGACCTTTTAGCAACAGGTGGTACAACACTTTCGAATATAAAGCTTGTTGAGAAACTTGGTGGCAAGGTTGTGGGTATTGCATATCTTGTTGAACTTACCTATTTGAATGGAAGACAAAACTTAAAAGGATATGATGTGAGGTCTGTTGTCCAGTTTGAGTCTTCTTTGATTTAA